One window from the genome of Lentibacillus daqui encodes:
- a CDS encoding GntR family transcriptional regulator — translation MDGKQSTPNISLSHIIAEEITHQIISGKLKPGEKVSEYDFAENFGTSRAPVREAIFLLTVEGLVERIPRKGAVVKGYTKEEIKDICEIRTILEDLAMKRIKAHGVDHEILKQIKNLISLMTMATEDQTEYTRLNQELHRCIIKMSQSNVINDMYWKLGRPLLALQRISFLEEKHIKKSLEEHKLIFELLSENSIDAANVILEKHNLDVITRIM, via the coding sequence ATGGACGGTAAACAATCTACACCAAATATTTCCCTATCACATATAATAGCTGAGGAGATTACACATCAAATTATTTCCGGCAAATTAAAACCGGGAGAGAAGGTTAGTGAGTATGATTTTGCCGAGAATTTTGGGACGAGTAGAGCGCCGGTGCGTGAAGCTATATTTTTGCTGACAGTGGAAGGCTTAGTAGAGAGAATTCCGCGAAAAGGCGCGGTTGTAAAAGGTTATACAAAAGAAGAAATTAAGGATATTTGTGAAATCCGGACAATCTTGGAAGATCTTGCAATGAAAAGAATCAAAGCACATGGCGTTGACCATGAAATTCTTAAACAGATTAAAAATTTAATATCCCTAATGACCATGGCTACCGAAGATCAGACAGAATACACTCGTCTTAATCAGGAACTTCATAGGTGTATAATCAAAATGAGTCAAAGTAATGTAATTAATGATATGTATTGGAAATTAGGAAGGCCATTACTCGCATTACAACGGATTTCTTTCTTAGAAGAAAAACATATTAAAAAATCATTAGAAGAGCATAAATTAATTTTTGAATTATTATCCGAGAACTCAATAGACGCTGCCAATGTAATACTAGAGAAACATAATTTAGACGTGATAACGAGAATAATGTAG
- a CDS encoding CaiB/BaiF CoA transferase family protein: MMLPLEGIKVIDLTRILSGPFCTMTLADLGADVIKIERPSGDDTRQWGPPFVEDESAYFLSVNRNKKSVVLDLKKEKGKEILKDLIKDADVVVENFRPGTMDKLGIGYEELKKINPRIILASISGFGQSGSYAQKPGYDVLAQGMGGLMSVTGDPSGTPVKAGYSVADIGAGMWAIIGILTSLWERQRSGEGQWIDAALLDTMISWQTYLAGNYFATDKNPKPLGGAHPNIVPYQVFNASDGYFVLAVGNDSLWDKFVETMKMESLREPKFKTNPDRIKNRELLISILNDVFITRTKNEWVELFEYSGIPCGPVNNFSDILNDHHVKEREMVVETNHPTLGLLRQLGIPVKLSRTPGKITSTPPEQGEHSEEILKRIGYNEEQIQSFIEEGVTSIPEKNSSTV, encoded by the coding sequence ATGATGCTGCCATTAGAAGGAATTAAAGTGATTGACCTAACTCGAATCTTAAGTGGACCGTTTTGTACGATGACCTTAGCCGACTTAGGTGCTGATGTTATTAAAATTGAAAGGCCTTCCGGTGATGATACAAGACAGTGGGGACCGCCTTTTGTAGAAGATGAGAGCGCTTATTTCCTTAGTGTCAACCGAAATAAAAAAAGTGTAGTTCTTGATTTAAAAAAAGAAAAAGGAAAGGAAATTTTAAAAGATTTAATTAAAGACGCAGATGTAGTTGTAGAAAATTTCCGACCAGGGACTATGGATAAACTTGGAATCGGGTATGAGGAATTAAAGAAAATAAATCCGCGAATTATCCTTGCATCTATCTCGGGTTTTGGACAAAGTGGTTCATACGCTCAAAAGCCCGGTTACGATGTGTTAGCCCAAGGAATGGGAGGTTTAATGTCGGTTACTGGTGACCCGAGTGGAACTCCAGTAAAAGCTGGGTATTCTGTTGCAGATATAGGTGCAGGCATGTGGGCTATTATTGGAATTTTAACATCGTTATGGGAGAGACAACGATCGGGAGAAGGACAATGGATCGATGCCGCATTGCTAGATACAATGATATCTTGGCAAACTTATCTTGCAGGTAACTATTTTGCAACAGATAAGAATCCCAAACCATTAGGGGGAGCCCATCCTAATATTGTCCCATATCAAGTATTTAATGCTTCGGACGGTTACTTTGTTCTAGCGGTTGGTAATGACAGTCTTTGGGACAAATTTGTTGAGACCATGAAAATGGAAAGTCTAAGAGAACCGAAATTCAAAACAAACCCTGACCGTATAAAAAATAGGGAGTTACTTATTTCAATTTTGAACGATGTATTTATCACAAGGACGAAAAATGAATGGGTCGAACTATTTGAATACTCCGGAATACCATGTGGACCAGTAAACAATTTTTCGGACATATTAAACGATCATCATGTAAAAGAAAGAGAGATGGTAGTTGAAACGAATCATCCAACACTAGGATTACTTCGTCAGTTGGGCATACCAGTGAAACTATCTAGAACACCTGGAAAAATAACGAGTACCCCGCCGGAGCAAGGAGAGCATAGTGAGGAAATACTAAAACGAATTGGTTATAACGAAGAACAAATTCAATCGTTTATAGAAGAAGGTGTTACTTCCATACCGGAGAAAAACTCTAGCACAGTTTAA
- a CDS encoding M20/M25/M40 family metallo-hydrolase: MSMLNIEKYINEKREEYLGLLFTLLKQKSISAQNIGMEECSTMLMEILEDIGMETKLISTEGYPVVYGEKINNKNDFTLLIYGHYDVQPPDPLDEWKTPPFEPTVKDGKIFCRGAGDNKGQLMAQLLAIKTYQDVVGDLPINIKVAIEGEEECGSVNLAKFVEDNKVLLRSDLVYVSDGPMHDSGAPVVLLGVRGMLFIELVAKGAKWDNHSGNKGNIVPNPAWKLVQLLNTMRDYSGKILIDGFYDDLLKPTEQELELISTLPFNAQDLAEQIGYRDFNMTKEEYYKKLTLEPTFNIAGFHSGYDGEGAKTIIPSVAKVKIDFRLVVEQDPEDIFNKLVEHVNKFAPEVEVKRYGSMKPSRTPSDLNEVKIVKKAVEKSYKQKPILQPSLGGSLPDYVWTEILGVPSVIVPYANYDEANHSPNENLNVDNFFDGILCTCHVIKELGNAYS; encoded by the coding sequence ATGAGCATGCTAAATATTGAAAAATATATTAATGAAAAAAGAGAGGAGTACTTAGGTTTATTATTTACGCTGTTAAAACAAAAAAGCATCAGTGCACAAAATATTGGTATGGAAGAGTGTTCAACAATGTTAATGGAAATTTTGGAGGACATTGGAATGGAAACAAAATTGATTTCCACTGAAGGCTATCCAGTGGTTTATGGAGAAAAGATAAATAACAAAAATGACTTTACTTTACTAATCTACGGTCATTATGACGTACAACCACCTGACCCTTTGGATGAATGGAAAACTCCGCCTTTTGAGCCGACAGTAAAAGACGGTAAAATATTTTGCCGCGGGGCGGGAGATAATAAAGGCCAATTAATGGCACAATTACTTGCAATTAAAACTTACCAAGATGTTGTAGGAGATCTTCCTATAAATATTAAAGTGGCTATAGAAGGCGAGGAGGAATGTGGGAGTGTTAATCTGGCAAAATTTGTTGAGGATAACAAGGTATTACTCAGATCTGATTTAGTCTATGTATCGGATGGGCCAATGCACGATAGCGGTGCACCTGTCGTATTACTTGGTGTAAGAGGAATGCTGTTTATAGAACTCGTAGCTAAAGGTGCAAAATGGGATAATCATTCGGGAAATAAAGGAAATATTGTTCCAAATCCTGCGTGGAAATTAGTTCAACTTTTAAATACAATGAGAGATTATAGTGGAAAAATTTTGATTGATGGGTTTTATGATGACCTACTTAAACCTACTGAACAGGAATTGGAATTAATTTCGACATTACCTTTTAACGCTCAAGATTTAGCCGAACAAATTGGTTATAGAGATTTTAATATGACCAAAGAAGAATATTATAAAAAATTAACATTAGAACCGACATTTAATATTGCAGGCTTCCATAGTGGTTACGACGGTGAAGGTGCTAAAACAATTATACCATCGGTAGCCAAAGTGAAAATTGATTTTCGTCTAGTAGTAGAGCAAGATCCCGAAGATATTTTTAATAAGCTCGTAGAGCATGTTAATAAATTTGCACCAGAAGTAGAAGTAAAAAGATATGGTTCCATGAAACCTTCTCGTACACCTTCCGACTTAAATGAAGTTAAAATAGTAAAAAAAGCAGTAGAAAAATCATATAAACAAAAGCCTATATTACAACCAAGTTTAGGTGGAAGTTTGCCTGACTATGTATGGACTGAAATTTTAGGGGTACCTTCTGTTATAGTTCCGTACGCAAATTATGATGAAGCAAATCATTCTCCAAATGAAAATTTAAATGTTGATAATTTCTTCGATGGAATTTTGTGCACTTGTCATGTTATTAAGGAGTTAGGTAATGCTTATTCTTAG
- a CDS encoding M20/M25/M40 family metallo-hydrolase, translating into MLKIDNELEKLKPSILNHLKTIVDINSNSENVNGNNEILIFIKNELINMGFYVEIINQHSVGATLVARNYSELHDEEQAILLLGHSDTVFPDDDTDSWAFTTAFGKCYGPGVLDMKGGLSQIIFALKILKATNNTYKPVKIIIASDEENGHLHSDFTNILKQYSTDVKCTLCCESGRPDGAFVIGRKGVGRMDILSEGIEAHAGYELDNGVNAILNLTSLIEHIQRNKVHLSKEKQHFNLGKLNGGTEVNVVPGHAKAEFDVRFFTEQDFTSLVNWVKKNIEQCTADKPDANFSMNSVIEYPAMEVNEKNMALFHNVATIMEGAGMEQPRYVFVSGGADSSYISSFQIPVICAFGPAGNFNHTKREFIYVDSLFERIKLLALCITQL; encoded by the coding sequence TTGTTAAAAATAGACAATGAACTTGAAAAACTAAAGCCAAGTATTCTTAACCATCTAAAAACAATTGTTGATATAAACAGTAACTCCGAAAATGTAAACGGGAACAATGAAATACTAATATTTATTAAAAATGAACTAATCAACATGGGTTTTTATGTTGAAATCATCAATCAACATTCAGTTGGTGCGACATTAGTGGCTCGTAATTATTCAGAACTTCATGATGAAGAGCAGGCGATTTTATTATTGGGGCATTCTGATACCGTGTTTCCGGATGATGATACAGACTCATGGGCGTTTACTACAGCTTTTGGCAAATGTTATGGGCCAGGTGTACTGGACATGAAAGGTGGTTTATCACAAATTATTTTTGCCCTCAAAATACTGAAGGCTACAAATAATACATACAAACCGGTTAAGATCATCATAGCAAGTGACGAAGAAAACGGGCATTTGCATTCGGATTTTACAAACATTTTAAAACAGTATTCCACCGATGTGAAGTGTACCTTATGTTGTGAATCTGGTCGGCCAGATGGTGCGTTCGTTATTGGTCGAAAGGGTGTCGGCCGAATGGATATTTTATCTGAGGGCATTGAAGCTCACGCGGGATATGAGTTGGACAATGGTGTAAATGCAATTCTCAACCTAACCAGCCTTATTGAACATATACAAAGGAATAAGGTTCATCTTTCAAAAGAAAAGCAGCATTTTAATTTAGGAAAACTCAATGGAGGAACCGAAGTAAATGTCGTACCTGGTCATGCAAAGGCCGAATTTGATGTTCGCTTTTTTACAGAACAAGATTTTACGTCTTTGGTTAATTGGGTCAAAAAGAATATTGAACAATGTACTGCCGATAAACCTGATGCTAATTTTTCTATGAATTCAGTTATAGAGTACCCTGCAATGGAAGTGAATGAAAAGAACATGGCATTGTTCCATAATGTTGCAACTATTATGGAGGGGGCAGGAATGGAACAACCAAGGTATGTTTTCGTTTCAGGCGGTGCGGATTCTTCATATATCTCATCTTTTCAAATTCCAGTGATTTGTGCTTTTGGACCTGCTGGTAACTTTAATCACACAAAAAGAGAGTTTATTTATGTTGATAGCTTATTTGAGCGGATTAAGTTGCTCGCTTTATGTATCACACAATTATAG
- a CDS encoding YfcC family protein, with translation MGLEIKKINPQEKTKKRKKIAMPDVFVIIFCFLLLAFLSSYILPSGTYERIEKDGITQVVPGSFHYVDAESISILDIFSSIPQGLIDSAGIVFLILIVGGIVAVIESTGAIDAGIHSLIQKTNGNYNVLILTFCTIFAVISSVGITVNGVIAFVPIGLVIARSLKLDPMVAVAMVFLGAYAGWAGGVFDPTVTVLGQQIAELPLFSGYMFRICIFVVFVTITILYICSYAKKIRKSPEKSLVGINPFSQLSLEEEGSQQEEKFTIQHTIIILLFFSTIGFYLFGVFNFDWSINELSAIFILLGVVIALISKITPNQFVDRFMKGAIRVIYGALIVGMARAVVILLEDGQIIDTIVNGVSSSLGGFSPLVSMQLLYVFNFIFNGLITSGTGQAAIVMPLMVPIGDMLDVTRQATFITFKLGDAVTNIFTPLSGTLMACLAIAKVPFGKWMKFAFPLLIMWIIAGAIFVAIAVLTNYGPY, from the coding sequence ATGGGTCTTGAAATTAAGAAAATAAATCCGCAAGAAAAAACTAAAAAAAGAAAGAAAATTGCAATGCCAGATGTATTTGTAATTATTTTTTGCTTTTTACTGTTAGCGTTTCTTTCCTCTTATATTCTTCCTTCAGGTACGTATGAAAGGATAGAAAAAGATGGTATTACACAGGTAGTCCCCGGTAGTTTTCATTATGTTGATGCAGAATCGATTTCTATTTTGGATATATTTTCATCTATTCCACAGGGGCTTATTGATTCGGCAGGCATAGTATTTTTGATTTTAATAGTTGGTGGAATAGTTGCCGTTATTGAATCAACCGGTGCGATAGATGCAGGTATACATAGCCTTATTCAGAAAACAAATGGGAACTATAATGTATTGATTCTCACTTTTTGCACGATATTTGCTGTGATTTCATCAGTAGGCATTACAGTTAACGGAGTTATTGCGTTTGTGCCAATTGGACTTGTGATTGCTCGTTCTTTAAAATTAGATCCCATGGTAGCTGTGGCGATGGTTTTTCTAGGCGCATATGCAGGTTGGGCTGGAGGTGTATTTGACCCAACTGTTACAGTACTTGGACAACAGATAGCAGAGCTTCCGTTATTTTCCGGGTACATGTTTCGTATCTGTATATTTGTAGTTTTTGTAACTATTACTATTTTGTATATTTGCTCATATGCTAAGAAAATAAGGAAGAGCCCAGAGAAAAGTTTGGTGGGGATAAATCCGTTTTCTCAATTATCATTAGAGGAAGAAGGAAGTCAGCAAGAGGAAAAGTTTACTATTCAACATACGATAATCATTCTTTTGTTCTTCTCAACTATAGGGTTTTACCTTTTTGGCGTATTTAATTTTGATTGGTCAATTAATGAGCTTTCGGCAATATTTATTTTGCTTGGTGTAGTTATCGCTTTGATTAGTAAGATTACACCTAACCAATTTGTTGATCGATTTATGAAAGGTGCTATTAGGGTCATATACGGCGCATTAATAGTCGGGATGGCTCGTGCAGTTGTTATATTATTGGAAGATGGTCAGATTATAGATACAATTGTTAATGGTGTATCTTCATCATTAGGTGGCTTTTCACCGTTAGTATCAATGCAACTTCTTTATGTGTTTAATTTTATATTTAATGGGCTAATTACTTCGGGGACGGGACAGGCTGCAATTGTTATGCCACTTATGGTACCTATAGGGGATATGTTGGATGTTACAAGGCAAGCAACATTTATAACATTTAAATTAGGGGATGCTGTCACAAATATTTTTACACCATTAAGTGGAACATTAATGGCATGCCTGGCGATCGCAAAAGTACCATTTGGAAAATGGATGAAATTTGCTTTTCCATTATTAATTATGTGGATAATAGCTGGAGCTATTTTTGTAGCTATAGCAGTTTTAACAAATTATGGACCATATTAA
- a CDS encoding amidohydrolase family protein, which yields MIFDAHAHLDVSEIRGWYDTADRLIKVMDSVGIEKSVVSAYRDCPSPEIESPMEFLSSEVKKYPERLYPFIRLNPRFDDQTIEILDIAIQKHNFRGVKLHPSSYNLYPGGEPTVKIFRRAAKYDVPILVHCADEGNSMPLEFLSCIEQSPETKVILAHSGGFFHLKDAIRVCKQYENVYMDTCESPFVDGIKKAIDEIGPDRILFGTDNPIDNPYFEIEKVKQANLGKEIEEKIFYSNIASLLKEEA from the coding sequence ATGATTTTTGATGCACATGCACATTTGGATGTTTCGGAGATAAGAGGATGGTATGATACTGCAGATCGATTGATCAAAGTAATGGATAGTGTAGGAATAGAAAAATCCGTTGTAAGTGCGTATCGCGATTGTCCAAGTCCAGAAATTGAGTCACCCATGGAATTTTTAAGTTCGGAAGTGAAAAAATATCCTGAACGACTATACCCATTTATACGCCTGAATCCTCGTTTTGATGATCAAACGATAGAGATCCTTGATATAGCGATACAGAAACATAATTTTCGCGGAGTGAAGCTTCATCCATCAAGTTATAATCTTTACCCCGGTGGAGAACCTACCGTAAAAATTTTTAGAAGGGCAGCTAAGTATGATGTACCTATTCTCGTACACTGTGCTGATGAAGGTAATTCGATGCCGCTCGAATTTTTATCATGTATTGAACAATCACCTGAAACAAAAGTAATTTTAGCTCATTCTGGAGGATTTTTTCACTTAAAGGATGCTATTCGTGTTTGTAAACAATACGAAAACGTTTATATGGACACATGTGAATCACCATTTGTTGATGGTATAAAAAAAGCTATTGATGAAATTGGACCTGATCGTATTCTATTCGGTACCGACAATCCGATTGATAATCCATATTTTGAAATAGAGAAGGTGAAACAGGCGAATTTGGGTAAGGAAATTGAGGAAAAAATATTTTATTCCAATATTGCTAGTCTATTAAAGGAAGAAGCATAA
- a CDS encoding short-chain fatty acid transporter, translating into MRLITNIMVNFVKKYLPSPFVLAIILTIFVFLMGVIFNHSTPVQMTVYWGDGVFELLTFTMQMILLMITGYALATSKPFVKLLKKMCSIPNNPIQAIFFASMITMILTYFNWGLGLICAGLIARELSIQLNGKGLHFPLLVASTYSSAMIIGIGSAATLIVATKGHFLEEIIGVVPLTDTVFRPWSVTVTLVLFFVIPLVYVFMRPPKGQAFEPDPSVLDIEDEVATVSEAQKPVLSEKMEHSQIFTIVVALLGGGYMIHYFITEGVNMSLNALIMLFITLGMIAHRTPAQYMSAIQKAVTTTAGIALLFPFYSGIMGMLTKSGMTEAITNFWLSHATAETLPLISFLSAGLVNIFIPSGGGQWIVQGPLMVPAALELGVEPAKVVLAVAWGDLWTNNIQPFWILPILAIARLGIRDVMGYCVVISLVMGALLSVFFLFI; encoded by the coding sequence ATGAGACTCATCACAAATATTATGGTTAATTTTGTAAAAAAATATTTACCTAGTCCTTTTGTGTTAGCTATTATCCTAACAATATTCGTTTTTTTGATGGGAGTTATATTTAATCACAGTACACCCGTACAAATGACCGTTTACTGGGGGGATGGGGTTTTTGAGCTACTTACGTTTACAATGCAAATGATTTTGCTCATGATTACAGGGTACGCCCTCGCAACGTCCAAACCGTTTGTGAAACTTTTAAAAAAGATGTGTAGTATTCCCAACAACCCTATTCAGGCAATTTTCTTCGCTTCGATGATTACAATGATTTTAACTTATTTTAATTGGGGGCTAGGTTTAATCTGTGCCGGACTTATTGCCAGGGAACTTTCGATACAACTTAATGGAAAGGGGCTTCATTTTCCACTATTAGTTGCTTCTACATATAGTAGTGCAATGATTATTGGAATTGGTTCTGCAGCAACGCTTATTGTTGCTACCAAGGGCCATTTTTTAGAGGAAATCATTGGCGTTGTTCCACTAACAGATACAGTGTTTAGGCCTTGGAGTGTAACCGTAACACTTGTTTTGTTTTTTGTTATACCTTTAGTATATGTGTTCATGCGGCCACCGAAGGGGCAAGCATTTGAACCTGATCCTAGTGTATTAGACATTGAAGATGAGGTTGCTACTGTAAGTGAAGCCCAAAAACCTGTGTTATCTGAAAAAATGGAACATAGTCAAATATTCACGATTGTTGTCGCACTTCTTGGTGGAGGGTATATGATTCACTACTTCATAACCGAGGGAGTAAACATGAGTCTCAATGCTCTTATAATGTTGTTTATAACTCTCGGAATGATTGCCCATCGTACACCTGCACAATATATGTCTGCTATTCAAAAAGCAGTCACAACAACTGCTGGAATTGCACTCCTTTTCCCGTTTTATTCAGGTATTATGGGAATGCTTACAAAATCAGGAATGACCGAAGCAATTACAAACTTCTGGCTTTCACATGCAACTGCTGAAACGTTACCACTCATTTCTTTTCTTAGTGCAGGACTTGTGAATATTTTTATTCCTTCAGGTGGTGGACAATGGATTGTACAGGGTCCATTGATGGTACCGGCCGCGCTTGAATTAGGTGTAGAACCAGCAAAAGTTGTACTTGCGGTTGCTTGGGGCGATTTATGGACAAACAATATTCAGCCCTTTTGGATTTTACCGATATTGGCGATAGCTCGTTTAGGAATCCGTGATGTTATGGGTTATTGCGTAGTTATATCACTTGTAATGGGTGCTCTACTAAGCGTATTCTTTCTTTTTATTTAA
- a CDS encoding amidase, whose translation MDNSTHLCFQTAHELAESIRKREFTVREVIEEHLEQINRINPQVNAIVSLNEERALREADAADKKIATGETIGPLHGLPIAIKDTHNAKGFPTTKGFYPLRDNFANSDDLIVERLKAAGAIVIGKTNTPEFAAGAHTFNEVFGVTRNPYNLNRTVGGSSGGAAAAVTSGMIPFADGSDMGGSCRYPAAFNNVVGMRTSPGRVPAYPKPALFSTLGVQGPIARSVVDASFMMSIIAGYDNRSPISIEETGEKFLKPFDDDITGLRIAWTTDLGGLFPVDSSVIKNVQEQVKVFEDLGCQVEEDYPDLSEADEVFHVFRAWEFEMSYAELFDKYQSFMKESFIWNFNKGRELKGIDIGRAEKLRYKLYHKAREFFKKYDALILPVSQVPPFSADIEYPAEINGVKMETYLDWMRSCYYISALGNPALSIPSGFTTDGLPMGMQIVGPYKADYEVLRIGKAFEKATGYGKKRPQLSIRETM comes from the coding sequence TTGGATAATAGTACTCATTTATGTTTTCAAACGGCACATGAACTTGCTGAATCTATACGAAAACGTGAATTCACTGTGCGAGAGGTTATTGAGGAACACTTGGAACAAATTAATCGAATTAATCCACAAGTTAATGCGATCGTTTCCCTTAATGAAGAAAGGGCACTCAGAGAAGCAGATGCTGCTGATAAGAAAATTGCTACCGGCGAAACAATAGGGCCACTCCATGGTTTACCAATTGCTATTAAAGATACACATAATGCAAAGGGCTTTCCAACCACTAAAGGATTTTATCCGCTCCGTGATAATTTTGCAAATAGTGATGATCTTATAGTTGAACGATTAAAAGCTGCCGGTGCCATAGTTATTGGTAAAACTAATACTCCTGAATTTGCAGCCGGGGCGCATACATTTAATGAGGTTTTTGGCGTTACGAGGAACCCCTACAATCTTAATCGTACTGTAGGAGGAAGCAGTGGAGGTGCTGCAGCAGCTGTTACTAGCGGAATGATTCCTTTCGCGGATGGAAGTGATATGGGCGGATCTTGCCGTTATCCAGCAGCTTTTAATAATGTGGTAGGAATGAGAACTTCACCAGGACGGGTACCTGCCTATCCAAAACCAGCTCTTTTCTCTACATTAGGGGTTCAAGGACCAATCGCCCGAAGTGTTGTAGATGCATCATTTATGATGTCAATTATAGCCGGTTATGACAACCGTTCGCCTATTTCAATAGAAGAAACTGGAGAAAAATTTTTAAAACCATTTGATGATGATATCACCGGCTTACGTATCGCATGGACGACAGATCTAGGAGGATTATTTCCTGTAGATTCTTCGGTAATAAAAAATGTTCAGGAACAGGTAAAGGTTTTTGAAGATCTAGGGTGCCAAGTAGAGGAGGACTATCCTGATTTATCAGAGGCTGATGAAGTTTTCCATGTCTTCAGAGCCTGGGAATTCGAAATGTCCTATGCTGAACTATTCGATAAATATCAAAGTTTCATGAAGGAAAGCTTTATCTGGAATTTTAACAAAGGAAGGGAACTAAAAGGTATAGATATTGGTCGTGCTGAGAAATTGCGTTATAAATTATATCATAAAGCTAGGGAATTTTTCAAAAAGTATGATGCACTCATACTACCAGTTAGTCAAGTTCCTCCATTTAGTGCTGACATAGAATATCCAGCAGAAATTAATGGGGTTAAAATGGAGACATACCTGGACTGGATGCGTTCTTGTTATTATATTTCAGCCCTTGGAAACCCCGCTTTATCAATCCCCAGTGGTTTTACAACTGATGGGCTCCCGATGGGGATGCAAATAGTAGGACCGTACAAAGCAGACTATGAGGTTCTCCGTATCGGCAAAGCATTCGAAAAAGCAACAGGGTATGGTAAAAAACGTCCGCAATTAAGTATCCGGGAAACTATGTAG
- a CDS encoding enoyl-CoA hydratase/isomerase family protein: protein MKVTISRFETEGKITLQESGGLAIVTMHRPKLKNAMTNGMWLELSEVAKQIVKNPKNKVVLLKGNKGQFTAGSDIKQFSQLSINEANDAFKSMEEAISSFEKLPLPTIALINGPAMGAGFELALACDLRIGTKDIKMGMPVGRLGITLNKQFVNRIINFIGKSRTLDLVYTGRLIDANEGLQWGLLNYLIAEDKDIVHYGLTIAQKIMEQSPASLLAVKRSAAYSLPNYSIPWDSEVSKSVDPYDFPEGVQAFLEKRKPNFKRRV from the coding sequence ATGAAGGTAACAATTAGTCGGTTTGAAACTGAGGGGAAAATTACGCTTCAAGAAAGTGGCGGACTGGCAATTGTAACAATGCACCGTCCAAAATTGAAAAATGCAATGACAAATGGTATGTGGCTAGAATTATCTGAAGTAGCTAAGCAAATTGTTAAGAATCCTAAAAATAAGGTTGTTCTTTTAAAAGGAAATAAAGGACAATTTACTGCAGGATCAGATATTAAGCAATTTAGCCAACTATCGATTAATGAGGCAAATGATGCTTTTAAATCAATGGAAGAGGCTATATCATCGTTTGAGAAATTGCCTTTGCCAACAATTGCTCTTATTAATGGACCTGCAATGGGGGCAGGCTTTGAATTAGCTCTTGCATGCGACCTTCGAATAGGTACGAAAGATATAAAAATGGGAATGCCTGTCGGTCGACTGGGAATTACATTAAATAAACAATTTGTAAATAGAATAATAAATTTTATTGGCAAAAGCAGAACTTTGGATTTGGTATATACCGGAAGACTTATTGATGCTAATGAAGGTTTACAGTGGGGGTTACTAAACTACTTAATAGCGGAGGATAAGGATATTGTACATTATGGCTTAACAATAGCCCAAAAAATAATGGAACAATCTCCAGCTTCATTACTTGCAGTTAAGCGGTCAGCCGCCTATTCTTTACCAAACTATTCTATACCATGGGATTCTGAAGTAAGTAAAAGTGTAGATCCTTACGATTTTCCTGAAGGGGTTCAGGCCTTTTTAGAAAAAAGAAAACCAAATTTTAAAAGGAGAGTTTAG